CACGATCTCGCGGGCCTTCGGGCCGGTCTCACGGGCCCTGTGCGAGATCGTCGACAAACTCTCCTACGCCGTCTACAAGGCCACCAAGAAGCAGGGCGACCCGCGTCGCTCCGGCGGTCACCGCACGCTCACGCACACCTGGCTGTGGGCCGTGCTGATCGGTGCGGGCTGTTCGGTGGCGGCGATCACCGGTGGCCGCTGGGCGGTGCTGGCGATCCTGTTCGCCCACATGGTGCTGGCCATCGAGGGTCTGCTGTGGCGCGCGACCCGGGGCTCCAGCGCCGACGTCCTGGTGTGGCTGCTGGCGGCGACCAGCGCGTGGATCATCGCCGGTGTCCTGGACAAGCCGGGCAACGGCTCGGACTGGCTGTTCACCCAGCCCGGCCAGGAGTACCTGTGGCTGGGGCTGCCGGTGGTCCTGGGGGCGCTCGTGCACGACATCGGGGACGCGCTCACGGTGTCGGGCTGCCCGATCCTGTGGCCGATCCCCGTGGGCCGCAAGCGCTGGTACCCGATCGGGCCGCCGAAGGTGATGCGGTTCCGGGCGGGCAGCTGGGTCGAGCTGAAGGTGCTGATGCCGGCGTTCATGCTGCTCGGGGGAGTGGGCTGCGCGGCGGCGCTGAACTTCATCTGAGGCCGGGACGCGGGACCACTGACACGCCCCGGGGTCCTGTCGCGCCGGGTGCGGCCGAGCGCTCAGCCGCCCTGGCCGGTCCCGCCGCCGTACCGGCGCTCGAAGGCGGCGACGCGGCCCTCCGAGTCGACCGTGCGCGCCTTACCGGTGTAGAAGGGGTGGCTCTCGGAGGAGATCTCCACGTCCACCACCGGGTAGGTCTCGCCGTCGTCCCACTCGATCGTCCGGTCGCTGGTCGCGGTCGACCGGGTCAGGAAGGCGTAACCGGCGGAGCGGTCACGGAAGACGACCTCGTGGTAGTCGGGGTGCTTGTCCTGCTGCATGGCGGCTCCTCGTGCGCTGCGGGTGTCGTGCTGTCAGCCGGACCGGGAATCCTCGTCCACGATGTGCATCGCGGCCTCCTCCGCGGACGCCGCGGCGCCGTCGATGCCCACGTCCGTGGCGATCAGCGCGCTCTCCTCGTCCTCGTGCGCCCCTTCGTCGGGGGCCACGAGACGGCCGGAGCGCATCGCGCCGACCTCGTTGTCCAGGAGCTCGCCGTCGGTGCCGTCGGCGTCGCCGATGCCGTCGCCGTCGAACGGCACGGAGTCGGGGAGCTCCTCGGCGAGCCGCTGGTCCAGTGTCTCGCCCCGTCGGCGTTCCGCGGCGGTGACACCGGTGTGCTCCACGGCCCACGGTCTGTCCGGCGGGGACCAGCCGCGGTCCAGGGGGTCGTCGACCCCGTCGTCCTCCAGGGTGTCCTCCGCGTCGAGCAGACCCGCGTCGTCCTGGATCTCGGAGCCGTCGGGCTGGTAGACGTCGTCTCCCCATCCGTCGGAGCTGTCCACGGGTACCTCCAGGTGAAGGGGACGGACCCGAGCCTTCCGCGGCCCACGGCGGGCCTCGGGCCCACGGGGCACTTGCCGCGCCCGCCGACGGATCGAACCGCCCGCACACGCTCCCTGAGCCGGTGCTGCTGTCCAGCCTTCCACCCCGCTTCGGGACCGCGCAACGCCACGGGGGCGCTGCGCCGGCCTGAGCGGGGTTCGGAGGGGGCCGGACCAGGCGTGGGGCGGGGAGGGTGTCGGAGTGCGCTGCGGTGGGTGTGGGTGGCCCTCGGGTCACTCATCCGAGGAGTCGGCCCACGCACCCCGCCCCCTACGTCCCGCTCTGCGGCCCTCCCCCCGCCCCCTACGCCCCGCTCCCCGGACCGCCCCGTCTCCCCGGTGAACGGCGCCGCCTCGGCACCTCACCCGTGCCAGGACCTCCACAACGCCGCGTACGCGCCGTCCGCCGCTACCAGCTCCTCGTGGCTGCCCAGCTCGCTGATGCGGCCGTTCTCGACGACGGCGATGACGTCCGCGTCGTGGGCGGTGTGGAGACGGTGGGCGATGGCGACGACCGTGCGGCCGTCGAGGACGCGGGCAAGGGAGCGTTCCAGGTGACGGGCGGCCCGGGGGTCGAGCAGCGACGTCGCCTCGTCGAGGACCAGCGTGTGCGGGTCGGCCAGGACCAGGCGGGCCAGTGCGACCTGCTGGGCCTGGGCCGGGGTGACGGTCAGGCCGCCCGAGCCGACCTCGGTGTCGAGGCCGTCGTCGAGCGCCCGCGCCCACCCGTCCGCGTCGACCGCGCCGAGCGCCGCCCACAGCTCGGCGTCCGTGGCGTCCGTCCGGGCGAGCAGGAGGTTGTCGCGCAGGGAGCCCACGAAGACGTGGTGCTCCTGGTTGACGAGAGCCACATGCTCACGGACCCGTTCGGCGGACATCCGGGACAGCTCGGCGCCGCCCAGCGTGATCCGGCCGTCCCGGGGCGCGTAGATGCCGGCCAGCAGCCTGCCCAGGGTGGACTTGCCGGCGCCCGAGGGGCCGACCAGCGCCAGCCGGGTGCCGGGCGCGACCTTCAGGGACACCTCGCGCAGCACGTCCACACCCTCGAGGTAGCCGAAGTGCACCCGGTCCGCGTCCACGTCCCGCCCGTCGGGCGCGAGCCCGGTGTCACCCCCGGCCGGCTCGATGTCCCGCACGCCCACCAGCCGGGCCAGCGACACCTGCGCCACCTGGAGCTCGTCGTACCAGCGCAGGATGAGCCCGACCGGGTCGATCAGCATCTGTGCGATCAGGGCGCCCGTGGTGAGCTGGCCGACCCCGATCCACCCCTGGAGGACGAACACCCCGCCGACCATCAGCACCGACGAAAGGATCATCACGTGGCTGACGTTGATGCAGGGGAAGAGCACCGACCGCAGCCACAGGGTGTACCGCTCCCAGGCGGTCCACTCCTTGATCCGCTGCTCCGACAGCTCGATGCGGCGGGCGGCGAGCCGGTGTGCCTCGACGGTGCGTCCGGCGTCCACGGTCTCCGCGAGCGCGGCGGCCACGGCGGCGTACCCGGCGGCCTCCGACCGGTAGGCGGACGGAGCCCGCTTGAAGTACCAGCGGCAGCCGACGATCAGCACCGGCAGGGCCAGCAGGACGGCGGCGGCCAGCGGCGGCGCGGTGATCACGAGTCCGCCGAGCAGCAGGGCCGCCCACACCACACCGATCGCGAGTTGCGGTACGGCCTCGCGCATGGCGTTGCCGAGCCGGTCGATGTCGGTGGTGATCCGGGACAGCAGGTCGCCGGTCCCGGCCCGTTCCAGGACCCCGGGCGGCAGGCCGACCGACCGTACGAGGAAGTCCTCGCGCAGGTCGGCCAGCATCTGCTCGCCGAGCATCGAACCGCGCAGCCGCACCTGCCGTACGAAGAAGGCCTGTACGACCAGCGCGACCACGAACAGCCCCGCGGTCAGTTCCAGATGGAGTTCGCGCGCCCCGTCCGAGACCCGCTCGACGAGGTCGCCGAGCAGCCAGGGCCCGACCATGGAGGCCACGACCGAGACCGTGTTCACGCCGACGAGCAGTCCGAAGGCGCGGCGGTGCCGGCGGAACAGTTCGGCCACGTAGGCGCGTACGGTCGCGGTGGCCCCGACGGGCAGTGTGTTCGCCGTCGTCGGTGCCGCCGGGTCGTACGCCGGTGGCGCCACGCCGATCATGCGCTCTCCTCGATCTCTTCCAGTGCGTGCAACACGTCCTGCTCGTGCAACACGTCCTGCTCGTGCAGTACGTCTTGCCCGTGCAGTACGTCCTGCTTGTTCAGTACGTCTTGGTGGTTCAGCGCGTCGCCCAGCGCGGTCTCTTCGTCCGTCTCGCGGGTCACGACCGCCCGGTACCGCGGTTCCTTGTGCACCAGCTCCCGGTGCACGCCGACCGCCACGACCTCGCCGTCGTGGACGAGCACCACCCGGTCGGCGCGGTCCAGGAGCAGGGGCGAGGACGTGAACACCACGGTGGTGCGACCGGTCCGCAGGTCCCGGACTCCGTCCGCGATCCGTGCCTCGGTGTGCGAGTCGACCGCGGAGGTCGGCTCGTCCAGGACGAGGACCTCCGGGTCGGTGAACAGCGACCGGGCCAGGGCGAGGCGCTGGCGCTGGCCGCCCGAGAGGGAGCGCCCGCGTTCGGTGATGCGCGCGTCCATCGGGTCATCGGCGTCCAGGGACCCCTGGACCAGGGCGGCCAGTACGTCGGCGCACTGCGCGGCCGCGAGCGCCTGCACGGCACCGACGGCACCCGAGGCGGGGACGTCGAGCAGTTCGCGCAGGGTGCCGGAGAGCAGGACCGGGTCCTTGTCCTGGACGAGGACGGCGGTGCGCGCCGAGTCGAGCGGCAGCTCGTCCAGCGGCACCCCGCCCAGCAGCACGGATGTGCCCGCCTCCGAGGGGTGTCCACCGAGCCGTTCGGCCAGCAGCCCCGCCGCGTCCGGGTCGCCGCACACCACTGCGGTGAGCCGTCCGGAGGGGGCGAGCAGACCGGTGGCCGGGTCGTACAGGTCCCCGGAGGGCACGCCCACCGAGCTCTCCGCGCGGCCCGAGCCCTCCGACTGCCCAGCGGAACCCGAGTCCTCCGACTGCCCAGCGGAGCCCAGGCCCTCCGAGCGCCCAGCGGAACCCAGGCCCTCCGAGCGCCCCACCTCGCCGGTGTCCTCAGCCCCCCGCGCCCCGTCAGCGGACGTGGCCCGCTCCAACGACAGCACCCCCGCCGCCCGCTTGGCGGACGGGCGTGAGAAGGAGTACGCCATGGCGATCTCCTCGAAGTGCCGCAGCGGATAGGTCAGGATCATCACCGAGCTGTAGACGGCGACCAGTTCGCCGACCTCCACCCGGCCCTGTTGGGCCAGGTGGACGCCGTACCAGACGACCGCGATCAGCAGCAGACCCGGCAGCACGACCTGGATCGCGGCGATCAGGGACCACATCCGGGCGCTGCGCACGGCCGCGTGGCGGACCTCCTGGGAGGCCTTGCGGTAGCGGTCGAGGAAGAGCTCCTCGCCACCGATGCCGCGCAGGACGCGCAGACCGGCGACGGTGTCGGAGGCCAGTTCCGTGGCGCGGCCCGCCTTCTCACGCTGGAAGTCGGCGCGTTTCGTCGCCTTGGGCAGCAGCGGCAGCACGGAGAGGGCCAGCACCGGCAGGCCCACGGCGACCACCACGCCGAGGGCGGGCTGGTAGACGACCATGCCGACGCAGACCACGACGATGGTGACCGCCGCCGCGGTGAACCGGGACCAGGCCTCCACGAACCAGCCGATCTTCTCGACGTCACCGGTGGAGACGGCCACGACCTCGCCGGCGGCGACCCGCCGGGTCAGCGCGGAGCCCAGGTGCGCGGCCTTGTGGGCCAGGAGCTGCTGGACGCGCGCGGCGGCCGTGATCCAGTTGGTGACGGCGGTGCGGTGCAGGAAGGTGTCGCCGACCGCGTTGCCGACGCAGCACACCGCCAGCAGACCGCCGGCGAGGGCCAGTCGGCGGCCGGAGTGGTCGACGAC
Above is a window of Streptomyces griseorubiginosus DNA encoding:
- a CDS encoding metal-dependent hydrolase, coding for MMGPAHSLSGAAAWLGVGAAAAATGHTMPWPVLLAGALICAGAALAPDLDHKAATISRAFGPVSRALCEIVDKLSYAVYKATKKQGDPRRSGGHRTLTHTWLWAVLIGAGCSVAAITGGRWAVLAILFAHMVLAIEGLLWRATRGSSADVLVWLLAATSAWIIAGVLDKPGNGSDWLFTQPGQEYLWLGLPVVLGALVHDIGDALTVSGCPILWPIPVGRKRWYPIGPPKVMRFRAGSWVELKVLMPAFMLLGGVGCAAALNFI
- a CDS encoding type B 50S ribosomal protein L31 produces the protein MQQDKHPDYHEVVFRDRSAGYAFLTRSTATSDRTIEWDDGETYPVVDVEISSESHPFYTGKARTVDSEGRVAAFERRYGGGTGQGG
- a CDS encoding DUF5709 domain-containing protein, with protein sequence MDSSDGWGDDVYQPDGSEIQDDAGLLDAEDTLEDDGVDDPLDRGWSPPDRPWAVEHTGVTAAERRRGETLDQRLAEELPDSVPFDGDGIGDADGTDGELLDNEVGAMRSGRLVAPDEGAHEDEESALIATDVGIDGAAASAEEAAMHIVDEDSRSG
- a CDS encoding ABC transporter ATP-binding protein, with the translated sequence MIGVAPPAYDPAAPTTANTLPVGATATVRAYVAELFRRHRRAFGLLVGVNTVSVVASMVGPWLLGDLVERVSDGARELHLELTAGLFVVALVVQAFFVRQVRLRGSMLGEQMLADLREDFLVRSVGLPPGVLERAGTGDLLSRITTDIDRLGNAMREAVPQLAIGVVWAALLLGGLVITAPPLAAAVLLALPVLIVGCRWYFKRAPSAYRSEAAGYAAVAAALAETVDAGRTVEAHRLAARRIELSEQRIKEWTAWERYTLWLRSVLFPCINVSHVMILSSVLMVGGVFVLQGWIGVGQLTTGALIAQMLIDPVGLILRWYDELQVAQVSLARLVGVRDIEPAGGDTGLAPDGRDVDADRVHFGYLEGVDVLREVSLKVAPGTRLALVGPSGAGKSTLGRLLAGIYAPRDGRITLGGAELSRMSAERVREHVALVNQEHHVFVGSLRDNLLLARTDATDAELWAALGAVDADGWARALDDGLDTEVGSGGLTVTPAQAQQVALARLVLADPHTLVLDEATSLLDPRAARHLERSLARVLDGRTVVAIAHRLHTAHDADVIAVVENGRISELGSHEELVAADGAYAALWRSWHG
- a CDS encoding ABC transporter ATP-binding protein; amino-acid sequence: MQIQDLPYPDPGVPDARSGSRFLWWLFRNQLGGQLKSLAWGLLHFLSVSALPFCVGVAVQAVVDHSGRRLALAGGLLAVCCVGNAVGDTFLHRTAVTNWITAAARVQQLLAHKAAHLGSALTRRVAAGEVVAVSTGDVEKIGWFVEAWSRFTAAAVTIVVVCVGMVVYQPALGVVVAVGLPVLALSVLPLLPKATKRADFQREKAGRATELASDTVAGLRVLRGIGGEELFLDRYRKASQEVRHAAVRSARMWSLIAAIQVVLPGLLLIAVVWYGVHLAQQGRVEVGELVAVYSSVMILTYPLRHFEEIAMAYSFSRPSAKRAAGVLSLERATSADGARGAEDTGEVGRSEGLGSAGRSEGLGSAGQSEDSGSAGQSEGSGRAESSVGVPSGDLYDPATGLLAPSGRLTAVVCGDPDAAGLLAERLGGHPSEAGTSVLLGGVPLDELPLDSARTAVLVQDKDPVLLSGTLRELLDVPASGAVGAVQALAAAQCADVLAALVQGSLDADDPMDARITERGRSLSGGQRQRLALARSLFTDPEVLVLDEPTSAVDSHTEARIADGVRDLRTGRTTVVFTSSPLLLDRADRVVLVHDGEVVAVGVHRELVHKEPRYRAVVTRETDEETALGDALNHQDVLNKQDVLHGQDVLHEQDVLHEQDVLHALEEIEESA